One genomic window of Panicum hallii strain FIL2 chromosome 6, PHallii_v3.1, whole genome shotgun sequence includes the following:
- the LOC112896929 gene encoding probable 4-coumarate--CoA ligase 3, whose product MGSVDESAAAAVAMPAAEEKPAVVFRSKLPDIEINNSQPLHTYCFGKMAEVADRPCLIDGQTGASYTYAEVESLSRRAAAGLRRMSVGKGDVVMNLLRNCPEFAFMFLGAARLGAATTTANPFYTPHEIHRQAEAAGAKLIVTEACAVEKVREFAAERGIPVVTVDGRFDGCAEFGEVIAAEELEADADIHPDDVVALPYSSGTTGLPKGVMLTHRSLITSVAQQVDGENPNLHFHKDDVLLCLLPLFHIYSLNSVLLAGLRAGSAIVIMRKFDLGALVDLVRAHGITIAPFVPPIVVEIAKSPRVTADDLASIRMVMSGAAPMGKDLQDAFMAKIPNAVLGQGYGMTEAGPVLAMCLAFAKEPFKVKSGSCGTVVRNAELKIVDPDTGDALGRNQPGEICIRGEQIMKGYLNDPESTKNTIDKDGWLHTGDIGYVDDDDEIFIVDRLKEIIKYKGFQVPPAELEALLITHPEIKDAAVVSMKDDLAGEIPVAFIVRTEGSELTEDEIKQFVAKEVVFYKKIHKVFFTDSIPKNPSGKILRKDLRARLGAGIH is encoded by the exons ATGGGTTCCGTGGAcgagtcggcggcggcggcggtcgcgatgcccgcggcggaggagaagccGGCGGTGGTGTTCCGGTCGAAGCTGCCGGACATCGAGATCAACAACAGCCAGCCGCTGCACACGTACTGCTTTGGCAAGATGGCCGAGGTGGCGGACCGCCCCTGCCTGATCGACGGGCAGACCGGCGCGTCCTACACCTACGCGGAGGTGGAGTCCCTGTCGCGGCGCGCCGCGGCGGGCCTCCGCCGGATGAGCGTGGGCAAGGGCGACGTGGTGATGAACCTGCTCCGCAACTGCCCCGAGTTCGCCTTCATGTTCCTGGGCGCGGCGCGGCTgggcgccgccaccaccacggcGAACCCGTTCTACACCCCGCACGAGATCCACcggcaggcggaggcggcgggcgccAAGCTCATCGTCACGGAGGCTTGCGCCGTGGAGAAGGTGCGGGAGTTCGCGGCCGAGAGGGGCATCCCCGTGGTCACCGTGGACGGGCGCTTCGACGGGTGCGCGGAGTTCGGCGAGGTCATCGCGGCCGAGGAGCTGGAGGCCGACGCCGACATCCACCCCGACGACGTCGTCGCGCTGCCCTACTCCTCCGGCACCACCGGCCTCCCCAAGGGCGTCATGCTCACCCACCGCAGCCTCATCACCAGCGTCGCGCAGCAG GTTGACGGCGAGAATCCGAACCTGCACTTCCACAAGGACGACGTGCTGCTGTGCCTGCTGCCGCTGTTCCACATCTACTCGCTCAACTCGGTGCTGCTGGCGGGGCTCCGCGCCGGCTCCGCCATCGTGATCATGCGCAAGTTCGACCTGGGCGCGCTCGTGGACCTGGTGCGCGCACACGGCATCACCATCGCGCCCTTCGTGCCGCCCATCGTGGTGGAGATCGCCAAGAGCCCCCGGGTCACGGCCGACGACCTCGCCTCCATACGCATGGTCATGTCCGGCGCCGCGCCCATGGGCAAGGACCTCCAGGACGCCTTCATGGCCAAGATCCCCAACGCCGTGCTCGGGCAGGGCTACGGGATGACGGAGGCGGGGCCCGTGCTAGCCATGTGCCTGGCCTTCGCCAAGGAGCCGTTCAAGGTCAAGTCCGGGTCGTGCGGCACGGTGGTGCGGAACGCGGAGCTCAAGATCGTCGATCCCGACACCGGCGACGCCCTCGGCCGGAACCAGCCCGGCGAGATCTGCATCCGCGGGGAGCAGATCATGAAAG GTTACCTGAACGACCCCGAGTCCACGAAGAACACCATCGACAAGGACGGCTGGCTGCACACCGGGGACATCGGCTACGTTGATGACGACGACGAGATCTTCATCGTCGACAGGCTCAAGGAGATTATCAAGTACAAGGGGTTCCAGGTGCCGCCTGCGGAGCTTGAGGCCCTCCTCATCACGCACCCGGAGATCAAGGACGCCGCCGTTGTATC AATGAAGGATGATCTCGCCGGTGAAATCCCGGTCGCTTTCATCGTGCGGACAGAAGGGTCTGAACTCACCGAGGATGAGATCAAGCAATTTGTTGCCAAGGAG GTGGTTTTCTACAAGAAGATCCACAAGGTCTTCTTCACCGACTCCATCCCCAAGAACCCTTCAGGCAAGATCCTAAGGAAGGACTTGAGAGCCAGACTCGGCGCTGGCATCCACTGA